The Vitis riparia cultivar Riparia Gloire de Montpellier isolate 1030 chromosome 3, EGFV_Vit.rip_1.0, whole genome shotgun sequence genome includes a region encoding these proteins:
- the LOC117911463 gene encoding uncharacterized protein At1g01500-like isoform X1 has product MEKSYEPANGNGFTDNGHRTMRYSPYQPCIKVSLSWLDIRVFYVRVSKCEIDDSTPEYLTLNHIPLNRDTLLEVNGVRSSIYSDGVSTLLRRDRLDKKSEEATFVSTDSVRMTGSVKFEVFDKDVLVLYGVLEMSNSNGFTGKSKNIGQRWSMTCELDIVPGTSFLKGKQYMGGPESASPAIEVYIAGCFSGTPIILTKTLQLTLRKKQIRKGMLDSIPEYDATECQKDETAGLSLQMLQISEHPNYKPENEDYNTLYSGTEYLEGEDGELSWFTAGVRVGVGIGLSICLGIGIGVGLLVRTYQGTTNNFRRRLL; this is encoded by the exons ATGGAGAAATCTTATGAACCAGCAAATGGAAATGGATTTACTGATAATGGTCATAGGACCATGAGGTACTCTCCTTATCAGCCTTGTATTAAGGTATCATTATCTTGGCTGGATATAAGAGTTTTCTATGTTAGAGTTAGTAAATGTGAGATTGATGATTCCACTCCTGAGTACCTTACTCTGAATCATATTCCACTGAATCGAGATACCCTTCTTGAAGTAAACGGTGTAAGAAGTAGCATCTATTCAGATGGTGTATCAACTCTTCTTAGAAGGGATCGGTTAGATAAAAAATCTGAAGAAGCTACATTTGTGAGCACTGATAGTGTGAGGATGACAGGGAGTGTTAAGTTTGAGGTCTTTGATAAGGATGTTCTAGTGCTATATGGAGTCTTAGAAATGTCTAATAGTAATGGGTTCACTGGAAAATCAAAAAACATCGGCCAGAGATGGAGCATGACTTGTGAATTAGACATAGTCCCAGGCACCAGCTTCTTGAAGGGGAAACAATATATGGGTGGTCCAGAGTCAGCTTCACCAGCAATTGAGGTTTACATTGCGGGTTGCTTCTCAGGTACTCCAATTATATTAACTAAAACTTTGCAACTTACCCTTAGGAAGAAGCAAATCCGGAAGGGCATGTTGGATTCTATACCAGAGTATGATGCTACTGAATGCCAGAAAGATGAAACAGCTGGGCTTTCTTTACAG ATGTTGCAGATATCGGAACACCCAAACTACAAACCAGAAAATGAAGACTACAACACCTTGTACTCAGGGACAGAGTATTTGGAAGGTGAAGATGGGGAACTCTCATGGTTCACTGCTGGAGTAAGGGTGGGTGTTGGGATTGGCCTCAGCATTTGTCTCGGAATCGGCATAGGAGTGGGGCTGCTGGTCAGGACCTACCAAGGCACCACCAACAACTTCAGAAGGCGGCTACTGTAA
- the LOC117911463 gene encoding uncharacterized protein At1g01500-like isoform X2: MEKSYEPANGNGFTDNGHRTMRYSPYQPCIKVSLSWLDIRVFYVRVSKCEIDDSTPEYLTLNHIPLNRDTLLEVNGVRSSIYSDGVSTLLRRDRLDKKSEEATFVSTDSVRMTGSVKFEVFDKDVLVLYGVLEMSNSNGFTGKSKNIGQRWSMTCELDIVPGTSFLKGKQYMGGPESASPAIEVYIAGCFSGTPIILTKTLQLTLRKKQIRKGMLDSIPEYDATECQKDETAGLSLQKLLMLLSGECNLILDGSGEYGGLAHVFTLWDNIVFSSSFCGTCFP; this comes from the exons ATGGAGAAATCTTATGAACCAGCAAATGGAAATGGATTTACTGATAATGGTCATAGGACCATGAGGTACTCTCCTTATCAGCCTTGTATTAAGGTATCATTATCTTGGCTGGATATAAGAGTTTTCTATGTTAGAGTTAGTAAATGTGAGATTGATGATTCCACTCCTGAGTACCTTACTCTGAATCATATTCCACTGAATCGAGATACCCTTCTTGAAGTAAACGGTGTAAGAAGTAGCATCTATTCAGATGGTGTATCAACTCTTCTTAGAAGGGATCGGTTAGATAAAAAATCTGAAGAAGCTACATTTGTGAGCACTGATAGTGTGAGGATGACAGGGAGTGTTAAGTTTGAGGTCTTTGATAAGGATGTTCTAGTGCTATATGGAGTCTTAGAAATGTCTAATAGTAATGGGTTCACTGGAAAATCAAAAAACATCGGCCAGAGATGGAGCATGACTTGTGAATTAGACATAGTCCCAGGCACCAGCTTCTTGAAGGGGAAACAATATATGGGTGGTCCAGAGTCAGCTTCACCAGCAATTGAGGTTTACATTGCGGGTTGCTTCTCAGGTACTCCAATTATATTAACTAAAACTTTGCAACTTACCCTTAGGAAGAAGCAAATCCGGAAGGGCATGTTGGATTCTATACCAGAGTATGATGCTACTGAATGCCAGAAAGATGAAACAGCTGGGCTTTCTTTACAG AAATTATTGATGCTATTGTCTGGTGAATGCAATCTTATCCTAGACGGGTCAGGAGAGTATGGGGGGCTGGCACATGTTTTTACGCTCTGGGATAATATAGTattctcttcttcattttgtGGGACATGTTTTCCATGA